One genomic window of Paenibacillus xylanilyticus includes the following:
- a CDS encoding S1C family serine protease, producing the protein MGLFGDDFYSTKVSRRAEPVQKGKLQIIRPGGRDRWQNPRRSRSGISSTVKVAVISSVISSIVTVTLFSFIMQPTSVPLANATGNGGNGGNLQAAQAADPYDRIIQAAAKVRPSVVSIVNHKTGSSLSMEDSALGSGVIFKKEDGKAYIMTNHHVVEGASDLEIVTVEGETHKAKLVGKDRVSDIAVMSVEDDKGIGPVAEIGDSSKLQRGQTVLAIGNPLGLGGTLTSGIVSYTDRILPVSINQDGVYDWEQNVIQTDAAINEGNSGGALVDLNGKVVGINTMKISDTGVEGLGFAIPMNEVMKTVDSLLLSGKVSRPYLGVYTVDLSNPYAPLDDEQRKDLKLPSHVDSGVVVLEASGPASEAGLKLNDVITEFDGQKITSTLDLRKYLYDKKKIGDTIEVTFYRDGNAEKVSVKLTDKPE; encoded by the coding sequence ATGGGATTGTTCGGAGACGATTTTTATTCAACCAAAGTATCAAGACGCGCCGAGCCTGTACAGAAAGGCAAACTTCAGATTATCCGCCCCGGTGGACGGGATCGCTGGCAAAATCCGCGGAGATCGCGCTCGGGCATCAGCTCCACCGTGAAGGTGGCAGTCATTAGTTCGGTAATCAGTTCCATCGTGACCGTCACGCTGTTTAGCTTCATCATGCAGCCCACATCTGTTCCTCTGGCCAACGCTACAGGCAATGGCGGGAATGGAGGTAACCTGCAGGCCGCGCAGGCGGCTGATCCATACGACCGGATTATCCAGGCAGCAGCCAAGGTGCGTCCTTCGGTCGTGAGCATCGTGAACCATAAGACGGGTAGCAGTCTATCCATGGAAGATTCGGCGCTTGGATCAGGTGTCATTTTCAAGAAGGAAGATGGCAAGGCCTATATCATGACCAATCATCATGTCGTCGAAGGGGCAAGTGATCTGGAGATCGTGACCGTCGAAGGCGAAACACACAAGGCGAAACTGGTCGGCAAGGATCGCGTAAGTGACATCGCAGTCATGTCTGTTGAGGATGACAAAGGCATTGGGCCAGTAGCGGAGATTGGCGATTCCAGCAAGCTTCAGCGTGGCCAGACGGTACTCGCCATCGGGAATCCGCTTGGCTTGGGCGGTACGCTGACATCCGGTATTGTCAGTTATACCGATCGGATCCTGCCCGTGTCCATTAATCAGGATGGTGTATACGACTGGGAGCAGAACGTAATCCAGACGGATGCTGCCATCAACGAAGGCAACAGCGGTGGTGCACTGGTTGATCTGAACGGCAAAGTGGTCGGCATCAATACGATGAAAATCTCGGATACAGGTGTTGAGGGCCTGGGCTTCGCGATTCCGATGAACGAAGTGATGAAAACCGTCGATTCACTGCTGCTGAGCGGCAAGGTGTCCCGTCCATACCTGGGCGTGTACACCGTTGATCTCAGCAATCCATATGCACCACTGGATGACGAGCAGCGCAAGGATCTGAAGCTGCCATCTCACGTCGATAGCGGTGTGGTGGTGCTCGAAGCATCCGGTCCGGCATCCGAAGCGGGTCTGAAGCTCAATGATGTCATTACGGAATTTGATGGGCAAAAAATTACCTCTACGCTGGATCTGCGGAAATATCTGTACGATAAGAAGAAGATTGGCGATACCATTGAAGTCACCTTTTATCGGGACGGCAATGCCGAGAAGGTTTCTGTGAAGCTGACCGATAAACCGGAGTAA
- a CDS encoding MBL fold metallo-hydrolase translates to MGIYFTVLSSGSTGNATVIQHGGTSLMIDAGLSAKRLEALFLEREISGTELDGILVTHEHSDHIKGLGAMSRKYNLPIYANTNTWAALEKSVGAIPEENRRVFETGEQHDFGSLRVESFGISHDAAEPVGYTFDDGSEKLSVATDLGYMSDKVRDAIADSDVLVLEANHDVELLRMGRYPWNTKRRILSDIGHLSNEAAGAALSELMNGRIKRTYLAHLSRDHNMMDLAKMTVREAMESRGCFYKDNEFKLCDTYYDRPTPWDRVGEP, encoded by the coding sequence ATGGGGATATATTTTACCGTGTTATCCAGCGGTTCGACAGGGAATGCCACAGTTATACAGCATGGGGGCACGTCCCTCATGATTGATGCGGGCCTCAGTGCGAAGCGGCTGGAAGCCTTGTTTCTGGAACGGGAGATTTCAGGAACAGAGCTGGACGGGATTCTAGTTACACATGAACATTCCGATCACATTAAAGGACTAGGCGCGATGTCTCGGAAATATAATTTACCAATCTATGCAAATACGAATACGTGGGCGGCATTGGAGAAGTCGGTTGGGGCCATTCCAGAGGAAAACCGGAGGGTGTTCGAGACGGGGGAGCAGCATGATTTTGGCTCCTTGCGTGTGGAATCGTTTGGCATCTCTCATGACGCGGCCGAGCCTGTGGGATACACGTTCGATGATGGCAGCGAGAAGCTGTCCGTCGCAACAGACCTTGGCTATATGAGCGACAAGGTTCGCGATGCGATTGCAGATTCCGATGTGCTTGTGCTGGAGGCGAACCATGATGTCGAATTACTGCGCATGGGGCGATATCCATGGAACACCAAGCGCCGCATTCTGAGCGACATTGGGCATTTGTCGAACGAAGCGGCAGGGGCAGCGCTCAGTGAACTGATGAACGGACGCATCAAGCGCACGTATCTGGCACATCTCAGCCGGGACCATAATATGATGGATTTGGCGAAAATGACGGTGCGTGAAGCGATGGAAAGCCGGGGCTGTTTTTACAAAGACAATGAGTTCAAACTCTGTGATACGTATTATGATCGTCCTACGCCATGGGATAGGGTGGGTGAGCCATAA